Proteins encoded by one window of Nocardia goodfellowii:
- a CDS encoding MFS transporter, whose protein sequence is MTACLEAAPIDSLRPLVLTVYVPTLARGIGMGAAAPVMTLTAVDLGASVAVAGLAVALVGLGQVLGGIPSGQLVAWMGERASTIWGTAVGLVGVLLCVFAPNVPVLCVGLLIVGLSNAVWGLARMTFMAEAIALPLRARAMSLFGGAMRLGFFVGPLLGAAAILGVGIRGGFAVQFLAFLVAGWMMVRLPLPGGSYTEPAVAPPISLLGVARQHRSVLCTLGAGSMLMGAARASREVILPLWAHHIGIDAATASLLFGIAAALELVFAYPAGHLMDRYGRAPIAVPSLGILSASYLAVPLTHSTITLGAVAVALGVGNGIGNGLIMVLGADVAPPGMRAEFLAAWRLTHDCGAFGGPLLLGILAGAAPLAAAALTIGGVAALGAVVMGRFIPRHIPWPPVALSLPQKVIS, encoded by the coding sequence GTGACGGCATGTCTCGAAGCCGCCCCGATCGATTCCCTGCGCCCTCTGGTGCTCACGGTCTACGTGCCCACCTTGGCGCGGGGCATCGGGATGGGCGCTGCCGCGCCGGTGATGACGCTCACCGCCGTCGACCTCGGCGCGTCGGTGGCGGTCGCGGGTCTGGCGGTAGCGCTGGTGGGGCTCGGCCAGGTGCTCGGCGGTATTCCGTCCGGTCAGCTGGTGGCCTGGATGGGCGAGCGCGCCTCGACCATCTGGGGTACCGCCGTGGGCCTGGTGGGCGTGCTGCTGTGCGTGTTCGCGCCGAACGTGCCGGTGCTGTGCGTCGGCCTGCTGATCGTCGGACTGTCCAATGCGGTCTGGGGTTTGGCCCGGATGACGTTCATGGCCGAGGCCATCGCGCTGCCGCTGCGAGCGCGCGCCATGTCGCTGTTCGGCGGCGCGATGCGGCTGGGCTTCTTCGTCGGACCGCTGCTCGGCGCGGCCGCGATTCTCGGGGTGGGGATCCGCGGCGGGTTCGCGGTGCAGTTCCTGGCGTTCCTGGTCGCCGGCTGGATGATGGTGCGGCTGCCGCTGCCGGGCGGCAGCTACACCGAACCGGCGGTGGCCCCGCCCATTTCGCTGCTCGGTGTGGCCCGGCAGCATCGTTCGGTGCTGTGCACGCTGGGCGCAGGGTCGATGCTGATGGGCGCGGCCCGCGCCTCGCGGGAGGTGATCCTGCCGCTGTGGGCCCACCACATCGGAATCGACGCGGCCACCGCGAGTTTGCTTTTCGGCATCGCCGCCGCCCTGGAACTCGTCTTCGCCTATCCGGCCGGGCATCTCATGGACCGCTACGGGCGAGCACCGATCGCGGTCCCGTCGCTCGGCATCCTGTCGGCCTCGTATTTGGCTGTGCCGCTGACTCATTCGACCATCACGCTCGGCGCGGTGGCGGTCGCCCTGGGGGTCGGCAACGGCATCGGCAATGGGCTGATCATGGTGCTCGGCGCCGATGTCGCGCCACCGGGCATGCGCGCGGAGTTCCTGGCCGCCTGGCGGCTCACCCACGATTGCGGCGCTTTCGGCGGCCCATTGCTGCTCGGCATCCTGGCCGGTGCCGCGCCGCTGGCCGCCGCCGCGCTGACCATCGGCGGTGTCGCGGCACTCGGCGCGGTGGTGATGGGCCGATTCATCCCCCGCCACATCCCCTGGCCCCCGGTGGCCCTGTCTCTTCCACAGAAGGTGATCTCATGA
- a CDS encoding LLM class flavin-dependent oxidoreductase gives MSPKQFHINAFLMGVGHHEAAWRHPRTEAPAVLDVAHFQELGRIAERGKLDSVFFADGLAVGPRIKRNTLAVFEPVTLLAAIAAATSKVGLIATASTTYNEPFNLARKFASLDHISGGRAGWNIVTSGSEEEAFNFGYDAIPEHARRYERAQEFVDLAVRLWDSWESDAIVLDEEAGVFADPDKVHTLDYDGPRFKVRGPLNSPRSPQGRPLLVQAGSSEAGKEFAAQYAEAVFTAQRTLEEGQAFYRDLKSRLPKYGRSADDLKVLPGLVPYIADTEAQANALEQEFTDLISPDYALSQLSRLLGVDLTQHALDAPLPPLPSVTEIEGGKSRFLLVKELAETENLTVRQLIGKLGGGRGHRSFAGTPAQIADELQAWFEGGAADGFNIMPPFLPGGLEDFVDKVVPILQERGLFRADYESDTLRGHYGLGPVESQFAAVRTEVSA, from the coding sequence ATGTCTCCCAAGCAGTTCCACATCAACGCCTTCCTGATGGGCGTCGGCCACCACGAGGCCGCCTGGCGGCACCCGCGCACCGAAGCACCCGCCGTGCTCGATGTCGCGCACTTTCAGGAACTCGGCCGCATCGCCGAACGCGGCAAGCTGGACTCGGTGTTCTTCGCCGACGGCCTCGCGGTCGGCCCGCGGATCAAGCGCAACACCCTCGCTGTCTTCGAGCCGGTGACCTTGCTGGCCGCGATCGCGGCCGCCACCTCCAAGGTCGGGCTGATCGCGACCGCGTCCACCACATACAACGAACCCTTCAACCTGGCCCGCAAATTCGCCTCGCTCGATCACATCAGCGGCGGCCGGGCCGGCTGGAACATCGTCACCTCCGGCAGCGAGGAGGAGGCGTTCAACTTCGGCTACGACGCGATCCCCGAGCACGCCCGCCGCTACGAGCGAGCTCAGGAATTCGTCGATCTAGCCGTGCGGCTGTGGGACAGCTGGGAATCCGACGCGATCGTGCTGGACGAGGAAGCGGGCGTCTTCGCCGACCCGGACAAAGTGCACACCCTCGACTACGACGGCCCGCGCTTCAAGGTCCGCGGGCCGCTGAACTCACCGCGCAGCCCGCAGGGCCGCCCGTTGCTGGTGCAGGCCGGATCTTCCGAGGCTGGAAAGGAATTCGCGGCGCAGTACGCCGAGGCCGTGTTCACCGCGCAGCGCACGCTCGAGGAAGGGCAGGCGTTCTACCGCGACCTGAAGTCGCGGCTGCCCAAATACGGGCGCTCGGCCGACGATCTGAAGGTGCTGCCCGGCCTGGTGCCCTACATCGCCGACACCGAGGCGCAGGCCAACGCGCTGGAGCAGGAGTTCACCGACCTGATCTCCCCGGACTACGCCCTGAGCCAGCTCTCCCGCCTGCTCGGCGTCGACCTGACCCAGCACGCCCTGGACGCACCGCTGCCGCCGCTACCCTCGGTCACCGAGATCGAAGGCGGAAAGAGCCGATTCCTGCTGGTCAAAGAACTGGCCGAGACCGAGAATCTGACCGTGCGCCAGCTCATCGGCAAGCTCGGCGGCGGCCGCGGGCACCGCTCGTTCGCGGGGACCCCGGCACAGATCGCCGACGAACTGCAGGCCTGGTTCGAGGGTGGTGCGGCCGACGGCTTCAACATCATGCCGCCGTTCCTGCCGGGCGGTCTGGAGGACTTCGTGGACAAGGTCGTGCCGATCTTGCAGGAGCGCGGCCTGTTCCGCGCCGACTACGAATCCGACACTCTGCGTGGGCATTACGGGCTCGGACCGGTCGAAAGTCAATTCGCGGCGGTGCGCACCGAAGTGAGCGCGTGA
- a CDS encoding ABC transporter permease, giving the protein MSSAVELVEPPVRSRVATTYQRDETRSPAMSQRALVAARQLTWRVTKPFLAIAAFLLLWQFAPAAGLVDEVFLPPFTVVAEAFVDLVRSGEMWNHVSTSLGRSVTGFGIALVIAVPLGIAIAWYKPVSELLNPILELFRNTAALALLPVFVLILGIGETSKVALVVYASSFPILLNTITGVRTVDPLLVKSAVSLGLRPIRLFQKVILPAAIPSIFTGLRMAAASSILVLLAAEMVGARAGLGYLITAAQQNFQIPNMYAGILAISLLGLTFNGVLVTLERRFSRWRVQTNS; this is encoded by the coding sequence ATGTCTAGCGCAGTGGAACTAGTCGAGCCGCCCGTCCGCAGCAGGGTAGCGACCACCTATCAGCGGGACGAAACACGTTCTCCCGCAATGTCACAGCGTGCGCTGGTGGCCGCCCGGCAACTGACCTGGCGGGTGACCAAACCGTTCCTGGCCATCGCCGCGTTCCTGCTGCTGTGGCAGTTCGCCCCCGCCGCCGGGCTGGTGGACGAGGTATTCCTGCCGCCGTTCACCGTCGTCGCCGAAGCCTTCGTCGACCTGGTGCGCAGCGGTGAGATGTGGAACCACGTGTCCACCAGCCTGGGACGCTCGGTCACCGGTTTCGGTATCGCGCTGGTGATCGCCGTGCCCCTGGGTATCGCGATCGCCTGGTACAAACCGGTTTCGGAGTTGCTGAATCCGATCCTCGAGCTGTTCCGCAACACCGCCGCGCTGGCGCTGCTGCCGGTGTTCGTGCTGATTTTGGGCATCGGCGAGACCTCGAAGGTCGCGCTGGTCGTCTACGCCAGCTCGTTCCCGATTCTGCTGAACACCATCACCGGTGTCCGCACGGTCGATCCACTGCTCGTCAAATCGGCGGTGTCCCTCGGCCTGCGGCCGATCCGGCTGTTCCAGAAGGTGATCCTGCCCGCCGCCATCCCGTCGATCTTCACCGGTCTGCGGATGGCCGCCGCCAGTTCCATCCTGGTGCTGCTGGCCGCCGAAATGGTCGGCGCCCGAGCTGGTCTCGGCTACCTGATCACCGCCGCTCAGCAGAACTTCCAGATCCCGAACATGTACGCGGGCATTCTCGCCATCTCGCTGCTCGGGCTCACCTTCAACGGCGTGCTCGTCACGCTGGAGCGCCGCTTCTCCCGCTGGCGCGTCCAGACCAACTCCTGA
- a CDS encoding ABC transporter ATP-binding protein codes for MSDRTPKLAINRVSKRFPVRGANDTFTAIEEISLDVRAGEFLVLVGPSGSGKSTLLDLLGGLTKPSSGEILLDGVPVTGPGLDRGIVFQQYALFPWRTARANIEFGLEAKGLRRRERRARAEEYLELVGLTGFGDRYPHELSGGMKQRVAIARSLAFDPEVLLMDEPFAALDAQTRESLQDELLRIWKATGKTILFITHGIDEAVYLGQRVAVLTSRPGRVKAVVEVDIARAGDEDIRSTEAFRAYRHQIWSLLRSEVERAQGLELESGTENATSAEARTERPSHV; via the coding sequence ATGAGCGACCGCACTCCGAAACTCGCGATCAACCGGGTGAGCAAACGATTCCCGGTTCGCGGCGCGAACGACACCTTCACCGCCATCGAGGAGATCTCGCTGGACGTGCGCGCCGGTGAATTCCTGGTCCTCGTCGGACCCAGCGGCTCGGGCAAGTCCACGCTGCTGGACCTGCTGGGCGGGCTGACCAAGCCGAGTTCGGGCGAGATCCTGCTGGACGGCGTCCCGGTCACCGGCCCCGGACTGGACCGCGGCATCGTCTTCCAGCAGTACGCCCTCTTCCCTTGGCGCACCGCCCGGGCCAACATCGAATTCGGCTTGGAGGCAAAGGGTCTCCGCCGTAGAGAGCGTCGGGCCCGTGCCGAGGAGTACCTGGAACTGGTGGGCCTCACCGGTTTCGGCGACCGCTACCCGCACGAACTCTCCGGCGGCATGAAGCAGCGCGTCGCTATCGCGCGCAGCCTCGCCTTCGATCCGGAGGTTCTGCTGATGGACGAACCATTCGCGGCGCTGGACGCCCAGACCCGGGAGTCGTTGCAGGACGAGCTGTTACGGATCTGGAAGGCCACCGGCAAGACGATCCTGTTCATCACCCACGGCATCGACGAGGCGGTGTATCTGGGGCAACGGGTCGCCGTGCTCACCTCCCGGCCCGGCCGGGTCAAGGCCGTCGTCGAGGTGGACATCGCCCGTGCGGGCGACGAGGACATCCGCTCCACCGAGGCCTTCCGCGCCTACCGGCACCAGATCTGGAGCCTGTTGCGCAGCGAGGTCGAACGCGCGCAGGGCCTGGAGCTCGAATCCGGTACCGAGAACGCCACCTCCGCCGAAGCACGCACCGAAAGGCCGAGTCATGTCTAG
- a CDS encoding ABC transporter substrate-binding protein — MRFTAPRRRHRAIAATLALLTSVSVLTACGRSDAGTTADGKTVLRYQGSTGQVTPYELAADLGYFTKISLRWEGDTTSGPANIQAAATNQVEFGSAFNGAVVKLIAGGAKVTSVLSSYGSDDKTFTGYYVRDDSPIKTARDLIGKKVAVNTLGAHHEFITREWLHKEGLTEDEIKQVQLLVVPPANTEDALRKGQVEVGTLGQVFRDSALERGGIHPLYTDTAIFGQASYGTYVFRNEFLAKNADAVQDFVQGTARATRWLQVTPREEVLARFSSIIAERGRNENTDLLKYWKSSGLPTPGAVVQEKEIQIWIDWLVRNGELKKDQLKSTDLFTNKLNPYANGTYQPASGPTGEVVAAK; from the coding sequence ATGCGCTTCACCGCACCACGGCGACGACACCGCGCGATCGCCGCCACTTTGGCCCTGCTCACCAGCGTGTCCGTGCTCACCGCGTGCGGCAGGTCCGACGCGGGCACGACCGCCGACGGCAAGACCGTGCTGCGCTACCAGGGCAGCACCGGCCAGGTCACCCCCTACGAATTGGCCGCGGACCTCGGCTATTTCACCAAGATCTCGCTGCGGTGGGAGGGCGACACCACCAGCGGTCCGGCCAACATCCAGGCGGCGGCCACCAACCAGGTCGAGTTCGGCAGCGCGTTCAACGGCGCGGTGGTGAAGCTGATCGCCGGTGGCGCGAAGGTCACCTCGGTGCTGAGTTCCTACGGTTCGGACGACAAGACCTTCACCGGCTACTACGTCCGCGACGACTCCCCCATCAAGACCGCGCGGGATCTGATCGGCAAGAAGGTGGCGGTCAACACCCTCGGCGCGCACCACGAGTTCATCACTCGGGAATGGCTGCACAAGGAAGGTTTGACCGAGGACGAGATCAAGCAGGTTCAACTGCTTGTCGTCCCGCCGGCCAACACCGAGGACGCGCTGCGCAAGGGCCAGGTCGAGGTCGGGACCCTGGGCCAGGTGTTCCGGGATTCGGCCCTGGAACGCGGCGGCATCCATCCGCTCTACACCGATACCGCGATCTTCGGGCAGGCCAGCTACGGCACCTATGTGTTCCGGAACGAGTTCCTCGCCAAGAACGCCGACGCCGTGCAGGACTTCGTGCAGGGCACCGCTCGCGCCACCCGCTGGCTGCAGGTCACCCCGCGCGAGGAGGTGCTGGCGCGGTTCAGCTCGATCATCGCCGAGCGCGGGCGCAACGAGAACACCGACCTGCTGAAGTATTGGAAGAGCTCCGGTCTGCCGACGCCCGGCGCGGTGGTGCAGGAGAAGGAGATCCAGATCTGGATCGACTGGCTGGTCCGCAACGGCGAGCTGAAGAAGGACCAGCTGAAGAGCACCGACCTGTTCACCAACAAGTTGAACCCGTACGCCAACGGCACCTACCAACCCGCCAGCGGCCCCACCGGAGAGGTGGTGGCGGCGAAATGA
- a CDS encoding IclR family transcriptional regulator, translated as MTSTDQPRSGSQAVERAIHLLNCFEGEDPEFSLSELAHLAGVPVSTAHRLAQALVRGRLLEQDPATDRYRVGQGLATLARPALTRLGIDSAAPHMYALAAGIKITANLSVIDAGDAVTILQARPPVLFCNNQLPRPRQPLRSSAAGHALLAYTPADQRRVPDLDLVRRKGFALHEIAVADPLRAVAVPVFGPGRQVWGALSVQARSARLTDELVREILPAMQHFAVRIGSVVQNSTPE; from the coding sequence ATGACCAGTACCGATCAGCCTCGTTCGGGGTCACAAGCCGTCGAGCGAGCCATTCATCTGCTCAATTGTTTCGAGGGCGAGGACCCCGAGTTCTCCCTCAGTGAGCTCGCTCACCTGGCCGGGGTGCCGGTGAGCACCGCGCATCGGCTGGCCCAGGCGTTGGTGCGCGGGCGGCTGCTGGAGCAGGATCCGGCTACCGATCGCTATCGCGTGGGCCAGGGCCTGGCGACTCTGGCGCGCCCGGCGCTGACCCGGCTCGGCATCGATTCCGCCGCTCCGCACATGTACGCGCTGGCAGCGGGGATCAAGATCACGGCCAATCTCAGCGTGATCGATGCCGGCGACGCCGTGACGATCCTGCAGGCACGTCCTCCGGTGCTGTTCTGCAACAACCAGCTGCCCCGGCCCCGGCAGCCGCTGCGGTCCAGCGCGGCCGGCCACGCCCTGCTCGCCTACACGCCGGCCGACCAGCGGCGCGTCCCGGACCTGGACCTGGTGCGGCGCAAGGGTTTCGCGCTGCACGAGATCGCCGTGGCGGACCCGCTGCGGGCCGTCGCGGTCCCGGTCTTCGGTCCGGGCCGGCAGGTCTGGGGCGCGCTCAGCGTGCAGGCGCGCTCGGCGCGGCTCACCGACGAACTGGTCCGCGAGATCTTGCCGGCCATGCAGCATTTCGCGGTGCGGATCGGCTCCGTCGTCCAGAACAGCACACCCGAGTAA
- the mgtE gene encoding magnesium transporter — protein MSPTDLIEARPQIDSLTLSESLQDIVDSHRVDVAQEWLDNHPPHLIADQLARMDAVQAVVAFRLLDKDAALTVFEELEPVDQQQILQGLRDQSFRELVEEMAPDDRARMLREAPAKVAKKVLAGLSPRERRMTAALLGYPEGSAGQYMTPEVVALPRNLSVAEALAMVRAKGASAETVYTLPVVDGGRRLTGIVELRELVLAEPGTMVSELVVTEPAFARATDAAEKAARLMRETNDINLPVVDSEDRLVGLLTIDDAVEVIEAADSEDVARQAGSAPWEGHYMAAGVFQLARYRALWLMLLLFAATLTVSVTDFFAGTLEQAAHLALFIPLLIGAGGNAGAQAATACVRALAVGEVRVSDLFKVIWRECRVGLVLGSLLASAGLVIGALFVGPGVAAVVAITLVLICGWAATIGGTMPLVAKKLRIDPAVVSAPMVTTLVDATGLIIYFTTAKLVLGI, from the coding sequence ATGTCGCCGACCGATCTGATCGAAGCACGCCCCCAGATCGACAGCCTCACGCTGTCGGAATCCCTCCAGGACATTGTCGACAGCCACCGCGTCGACGTTGCCCAGGAGTGGCTCGACAACCATCCGCCGCACCTCATCGCCGACCAGCTCGCCCGCATGGACGCCGTGCAGGCCGTCGTGGCGTTCCGGTTGCTCGACAAGGACGCGGCGCTCACGGTGTTCGAGGAACTCGAGCCGGTCGACCAGCAGCAGATCCTGCAGGGACTGCGCGATCAGAGTTTCCGTGAACTCGTCGAGGAGATGGCGCCCGACGATCGGGCCCGCATGCTGCGCGAAGCGCCCGCGAAGGTCGCCAAGAAGGTGCTCGCCGGGCTGAGTCCGCGCGAGCGCCGGATGACCGCCGCGCTGCTCGGCTACCCCGAGGGCTCGGCGGGCCAGTACATGACTCCCGAGGTGGTCGCGCTGCCGCGCAACCTCTCGGTCGCCGAGGCGCTGGCCATGGTCCGCGCCAAGGGCGCGAGCGCGGAAACCGTCTACACCCTGCCCGTGGTGGACGGCGGCCGCCGGCTCACCGGCATCGTCGAACTGCGCGAACTGGTGCTGGCGGAACCCGGCACCATGGTTTCCGAGCTCGTCGTCACCGAACCCGCGTTCGCCCGGGCCACCGACGCCGCGGAGAAGGCGGCCCGGTTGATGCGCGAGACCAACGACATCAACCTGCCGGTCGTGGACAGCGAAGACCGGTTGGTCGGCCTGCTCACCATCGACGACGCGGTCGAGGTCATCGAGGCCGCCGACAGCGAGGACGTGGCCCGCCAGGCCGGCTCCGCGCCATGGGAGGGCCACTACATGGCGGCCGGTGTCTTCCAGCTGGCCCGCTACCGCGCCCTCTGGCTGATGCTGCTGCTGTTCGCCGCCACCTTGACGGTCAGTGTCACCGACTTCTTCGCCGGAACCCTCGAGCAGGCCGCGCACCTGGCACTGTTCATCCCGTTGCTGATCGGCGCGGGCGGCAACGCGGGGGCCCAAGCGGCCACCGCCTGTGTCCGCGCTCTCGCCGTGGGCGAGGTCCGCGTGTCCGACCTGTTCAAAGTGATCTGGCGGGAATGTCGCGTCGGCCTGGTCCTCGGATCCCTTTTGGCCAGTGCGGGTTTGGTGATCGGCGCCCTGTTCGTCGGCCCGGGGGTGGCCGCCGTCGTAGCCATCACCCTGGTCCTCATCTGCGGCTGGGCCGCCACCATCGGCGGCACCATGCCGCTGGTGGCGAAGAAACTCCGCATCGACCCCGCCGTCGTCTCCGCGCCCATGGTCACCACGCTGGTCGACGCCACCGGCCTGATCATCTACTTCACCACCGCCAAACTGGTCCTCGGCATCTGA
- the nrdF gene encoding class 1b ribonucleoside-diphosphate reductase subunit beta produces the protein MKLIDRVSAINWNRVPDEKDAEVWDRLTGNFWLPEKVPVSNDIPSWNTLTPDEKQLTMRVFTGLTLLDTIQGTVGAVSLIPDALTPHEEAVLTNIAFMESVHAKSYSNIFSTLCSTREIDEAFRWSEENRNLQRKAEIVLSYYNGDDPLKRKVASTLLESFLFYSGFYLPMHWSSRAKLTNTADMIRLIIRDEAVHGYYIGYKYQRGLELVSQAEREELKNYTFELLFELYDNEVEYTQDLYDGVGLTEDVKKFLRYNANKALMNLGYEGLFPKDECEVNPAILSALSPNADENHDFFSGSGSSYVIGKAVNTEDEDWEF, from the coding sequence ATGAAACTGATCGATCGGGTATCGGCCATCAACTGGAATCGGGTCCCCGACGAGAAGGATGCCGAGGTGTGGGACCGGTTGACCGGCAACTTCTGGCTGCCCGAGAAGGTCCCGGTGTCCAATGACATTCCCTCGTGGAACACCCTCACGCCGGACGAAAAGCAGCTCACCATGCGGGTTTTCACCGGCCTGACGCTGCTCGACACGATTCAGGGCACCGTCGGCGCGGTCAGCCTGATCCCCGATGCGCTGACTCCGCACGAAGAGGCGGTGCTCACCAATATCGCGTTCATGGAGTCGGTGCACGCCAAGAGCTACAGCAATATCTTCTCCACCCTGTGCTCCACCCGCGAGATCGACGAAGCCTTCCGCTGGTCCGAGGAGAACCGGAACCTGCAGCGCAAAGCCGAAATCGTCCTGTCGTACTACAACGGCGACGACCCGCTCAAGCGCAAGGTGGCCTCCACGCTGCTGGAGTCCTTCCTGTTCTACTCCGGCTTCTATCTGCCGATGCACTGGTCCTCGCGCGCCAAGCTCACCAACACCGCCGACATGATCCGCCTGATCATCCGCGACGAAGCGGTGCACGGCTACTACATCGGCTACAAGTACCAGCGCGGCCTCGAACTGGTCTCCCAGGCCGAGCGCGAAGAGCTCAAGAACTACACCTTCGAGTTGCTCTTCGAGCTCTACGACAACGAAGTCGAGTACACCCAGGACCTCTACGACGGCGTCGGCCTCACCGAAGACGTCAAGAAGTTCCTGCGCTACAACGCCAACAAGGCTTTGATGAACCTCGGCTACGAGGGGCTGTTCCCCAAGGACGAGTGCGAAGTGAATCCGGCCATCCTGTCGGCCCTTTCGCCGAACGCCGACGAGAACCACGACTTCTTCTCAGGGTCCGGCTCCAGCTACGTCATCGGCAAAGCCGTCAACACCGAAGACGAAGACTGGGAATTCTGA
- a CDS encoding MMPL family transporter, with product MPAPTDPDMTDPLGTLARIPCGRRAKWVVLGVWIIALLALAPFAGKLTGAQQNDSVTWLPDSAESTQAFELAETFGNSEHVPVVLVYERTSGITEADRAAIAADAARFEQVEHIVADKVIGPIQSRDGQAVELLAPIDMGTEGWSRLTPVVEEIKAAAGERPAGLSFHATGPAGYGAEFGAAFEGIDGLLLYSAAAVVVVILLLTYGPMLWVLPLLAAGFALAVAQAAVFGATELGLVMNAQSQGILTVLVFGAGTDYALLLIARYREELRRHEDRHEAMAVALRRAGPAVLASGSTVIVAMLALLVAEMNSTRGIGPVCAIGVTVALLAMLTLLPALLVIAGRWIFWPRHPRYGTRDHTESGLWARVGQFIAGRPRIVWIGTALALGALATGAIGLEANGIANKDSFVGASDAVDGTEVLERHFEAGTGNPVVVIGQAARAEAITAALKSTPGITTTTEPVRKDGLLYLEATLADPPDSPAADATVDRVREAVHAADADAEVGGQTATVLDIKRAVAQDNRAIGPLVLVIVMAILMLLLRSLLAPILLTATVVLSYFAALGLSRWIWELLGFRGADAGLPLIAFVFLVALGIDYNIFLMSRVHEEAGKHRTRAGALIGLSATGGVITSAGLVLAGTFAVFTTLPVVTFAEMGILIAVGVLLDTVIVRSILVTALTLDIGDKIWWPSALSRPRAEESAEREVSLST from the coding sequence ATGCCCGCACCGACCGACCCGGACATGACCGATCCGCTGGGCACACTCGCGCGAATTCCGTGTGGTCGCCGCGCCAAATGGGTCGTGCTCGGCGTCTGGATCATCGCGCTGCTCGCCCTCGCGCCGTTCGCGGGCAAACTCACCGGCGCCCAGCAGAACGACAGCGTCACCTGGCTGCCCGACAGCGCCGAATCCACCCAGGCGTTCGAGCTCGCCGAGACCTTCGGCAACAGCGAACACGTCCCTGTGGTGCTCGTCTACGAACGCACCAGCGGCATCACCGAGGCCGACCGTGCGGCGATCGCCGCCGATGCCGCGCGCTTCGAGCAGGTCGAACACATTGTGGCCGACAAGGTGATCGGGCCGATCCAGTCGCGCGACGGCCAAGCCGTGGAGCTGCTCGCACCGATCGATATGGGCACCGAAGGCTGGAGCAGGTTGACTCCGGTCGTCGAGGAGATCAAGGCCGCCGCCGGGGAGCGGCCGGCGGGCTTGTCCTTCCACGCCACCGGCCCGGCCGGTTACGGCGCGGAATTCGGTGCGGCCTTCGAAGGCATCGACGGACTGCTGCTGTACTCCGCCGCCGCTGTGGTCGTGGTCATCCTGCTGCTCACCTACGGCCCGATGCTGTGGGTATTGCCTTTGCTCGCAGCGGGTTTCGCGTTGGCCGTGGCCCAGGCCGCGGTCTTCGGCGCGACCGAACTCGGCCTGGTCATGAACGCGCAGAGCCAGGGCATTCTCACGGTTCTCGTCTTCGGCGCGGGTACCGACTACGCGTTGCTGCTGATCGCGCGCTATCGGGAAGAGCTACGCCGCCACGAGGACCGGCACGAGGCGATGGCGGTGGCGCTGCGCCGGGCTGGTCCGGCCGTGCTCGCCAGCGGATCGACGGTGATCGTCGCGATGCTGGCTCTGCTTGTGGCGGAGATGAATTCGACCCGCGGCATCGGCCCGGTCTGCGCCATCGGCGTCACGGTGGCGCTGCTGGCGATGCTGACGCTGTTGCCCGCTCTCCTCGTCATCGCGGGCCGCTGGATCTTCTGGCCGCGCCACCCCCGCTACGGCACCCGCGACCACACCGAGTCCGGGCTGTGGGCGCGGGTGGGGCAGTTCATCGCCGGGCGCCCGCGCATCGTGTGGATCGGTACCGCGCTGGCCCTCGGCGCACTGGCAACGGGCGCGATCGGGCTGGAAGCCAACGGCATCGCGAACAAGGACTCCTTCGTCGGCGCGTCGGACGCCGTCGACGGAACCGAGGTGCTGGAACGGCATTTCGAAGCCGGCACCGGCAATCCGGTGGTCGTCATCGGCCAGGCGGCACGGGCGGAGGCGATCACTGCCGCGCTGAAATCGACGCCCGGCATCACGACGACCACCGAGCCGGTGCGCAAGGACGGTCTGCTCTATCTGGAAGCCACACTCGCCGACCCGCCGGACAGCCCCGCCGCCGACGCCACCGTCGACCGCGTTCGCGAAGCCGTGCACGCCGCCGACGCCGACGCCGAGGTCGGCGGGCAGACCGCCACCGTGCTCGACATCAAACGCGCGGTGGCACAGGACAATCGGGCGATCGGGCCACTGGTGCTGGTCATCGTGATGGCCATTCTCATGCTGTTGCTGCGTTCGCTGCTCGCACCGATTCTGCTGACCGCCACCGTGGTCCTGTCGTACTTCGCGGCCCTCGGTCTGAGCCGGTGGATCTGGGAGTTGCTCGGCTTCCGTGGCGCCGACGCGGGCCTCCCGCTGATCGCCTTCGTGTTCCTGGTCGCCCTGGGCATCGACTACAACATCTTCCTGATGTCCCGGGTCCACGAGGAGGCCGGGAAACATCGCACCCGCGCGGGCGCGCTCATCGGCCTGTCCGCCACCGGCGGCGTCATCACTTCCGCAGGGCTCGTGCTCGCGGGCACCTTCGCGGTATTCACCACCCTGCCGGTGGTCACCTTCGCCGAGATGGGCATCCTGATCGCCGTCGGCGTCCTGCTCGACACCGTGATCGTCCGCTCGATCCTGGTCACCGCGCTGACCCTGGACATCGGCGACAAGATCTGGTGGCCGAGCGCGTTGTCCCGGCCGCGGGCCGAGGAATCCGCGGAACGCGAGGTCAGCCTCAGCACTTGA